From one Actinomyces sp. Marseille-P3109 genomic stretch:
- a CDS encoding DivIVA domain-containing protein, with the protein MSDMFPKSALLRPGYRPEQVDRYFETAHEIYDAGELDEMDSEGVRTVAFDVVLRGYQPQAVDAALDRLEAAFLQRRRAAFVAKKGRQAWMDQVTQLATTLYPRLLRPAGERFAPASGQGYDKTDVDALMDRIAGYFDSDTTLTSSEVRGAVFRRARGNKAYGEPSVDRYLARVVEVLLSVE; encoded by the coding sequence ATGAGCGACATGTTCCCCAAGTCAGCGCTCCTGCGACCGGGCTACCGCCCCGAGCAGGTCGACCGCTACTTCGAGACGGCTCACGAGATCTACGACGCCGGCGAGCTCGACGAGATGGACTCCGAGGGCGTGCGCACCGTCGCCTTCGACGTGGTCCTGCGCGGTTACCAGCCGCAGGCCGTCGACGCGGCCCTCGACCGCCTTGAGGCCGCCTTCCTCCAGCGCCGTCGCGCCGCCTTCGTGGCCAAGAAGGGGCGTCAGGCCTGGATGGACCAGGTCACCCAGCTCGCCACCACCCTCTACCCGCGCCTCCTGCGTCCGGCCGGCGAGCGCTTCGCCCCTGCCTCCGGGCAGGGGTATGACAAGACTGACGTCGACGCCCTCATGGACCGCATCGCCGGCTATTTCGACTCCGACACCACCCTGACCTCCAGCGAGGTGCGTGGAGCGGTCTTCCGCCGCGCCCGGGGAAACAAGGCCTACGGGGAGCCCAGCGTCGACCGCTACCTGGCGCGCGTCGTCGAGGTCCTCCTGTCCGTCGAGTAG
- the rlmN gene encoding 23S rRNA (adenine(2503)-C(2))-methyltransferase RlmN produces the protein MSPSRVQQRPRRPQPVSITGRPRDGQIQVMPTDQPPEGATSPDAKPRLSFAVPAARGKAPRHLADLDLAGRKAACKDSGLPSFRADQLSRHYFTHFTRDSADMTDLPASQREQLCADLLPELITPVRALRADGGRTIKHLWELHDGVRVESVLMRYKDRTTLCVSSQAGCGMACPFCATGQMGLTRNLSTAEIVEQVRHAAQASAAGDLSGGPARLSNVVFMGMGEPMVNYKNVVGALHRLIDPAPEGFGLSARGVTVSTVGLVPLIRRLAGEGLPVTLAVSLHAPDDELRDELIPVNSKWKVGELLDAAHDYFLATGRRVSIEYALIKDMNDHAWRAQLLAEELNRRDTGWAHVNPIPLNPTPGSIWTCSEDEVQDIFVDTLRRAGITTTVRDTRGSDIDGACGQLATEVLNQERAKTT, from the coding sequence GTGAGTCCTTCGCGAGTACAGCAGCGCCCCCGGCGCCCGCAGCCCGTCAGCATCACCGGGCGGCCGCGTGACGGCCAGATCCAGGTCATGCCCACCGACCAGCCGCCGGAGGGCGCTACCAGTCCTGACGCCAAGCCGCGACTGTCCTTCGCCGTGCCGGCGGCTCGTGGCAAGGCCCCCCGGCACCTGGCCGACCTCGACCTGGCCGGTCGCAAGGCCGCCTGCAAGGACTCGGGCCTGCCATCCTTCCGCGCCGACCAGCTCTCACGTCACTACTTCACCCACTTCACCCGCGACAGCGCGGACATGACCGACCTGCCCGCCTCCCAGCGCGAGCAGCTGTGCGCCGATCTGCTGCCCGAGCTCATCACCCCGGTGCGCGCCCTGCGCGCCGATGGCGGCCGCACCATCAAGCACCTGTGGGAGCTCCATGACGGCGTCCGCGTCGAGAGCGTCCTCATGCGCTACAAGGACCGCACCACGTTGTGCGTCTCCTCCCAGGCCGGCTGCGGCATGGCCTGCCCCTTCTGCGCCACCGGCCAGATGGGTCTCACCCGCAACCTGTCGACCGCGGAGATCGTCGAACAGGTGCGCCACGCCGCCCAGGCATCGGCCGCCGGCGACCTGAGCGGGGGTCCGGCGCGCCTGTCCAACGTGGTCTTCATGGGCATGGGCGAGCCGATGGTCAACTACAAGAACGTCGTCGGCGCCCTCCACCGCCTCATCGACCCGGCCCCCGAGGGCTTCGGTCTGTCTGCCCGCGGTGTCACCGTCTCCACGGTGGGGCTGGTGCCCCTCATCCGCAGACTCGCCGGTGAGGGCCTGCCGGTGACCCTGGCCGTCTCCCTGCACGCCCCCGATGACGAGCTGCGCGACGAGCTCATCCCCGTCAACTCCAAGTGGAAGGTCGGCGAGCTGCTCGACGCCGCCCACGACTACTTCCTGGCCACAGGCCGGCGAGTGTCCATCGAGTACGCACTCATCAAGGACATGAACGACCACGCCTGGCGCGCCCAGCTGCTGGCCGAGGAGCTCAACCGCAGGGACACCGGATGGGCCCATGTCAACCCCATCCCGCTCAACCCCACCCCCGGCTCCATCTGGACCTGCTCGGAGGACGAGGTTCAGGATATATTCGTCGACACGCTTCGGCGTGCCGGAATTACCACGACAGTGCGAGACACTCGAGGCAGCGACATCGACGGTGCCTGCGGACAGCTCGCGACCGAGGTACTCAACCAGGAGAGGGCTAAGACGACATGA
- a CDS encoding phosphatidate cytidylyltransferase has product MTTLLNPRPTRNHDPLPATGRAGRNLPAAVGVAVVLIAVVLGSLAFQKIIFVGVVVLAVCGALWELAAAFARKNIRLPLAPLWLGTLGISVCAWELGAEAAFGAYVATAGACVLWSFMDHAEAETGTVLEQAGHDIPRTDAHDEVRRSRSSAAAASVFAATYLPYLAGFAVLLLVQDHGVGKVMMLIALAAASDTGGWLAGITFGRHPMAPSVSPKKSWEGFLGSLLAAVATGAGCVWAIGGPWWAGAALGTCTVIVSTLGDLGESLLKRDLGLKDMGTLLPGHGGIMDRLDSILVAAPLVYAFTLLVK; this is encoded by the coding sequence GTGACGACCCTGCTGAACCCGCGACCCACGCGCAACCACGACCCGCTGCCCGCCACCGGGCGGGCGGGCCGCAACCTGCCCGCCGCCGTCGGGGTGGCGGTCGTCCTCATCGCCGTGGTCCTGGGCTCGCTGGCCTTTCAGAAGATCATCTTCGTGGGCGTCGTCGTGCTGGCCGTGTGCGGGGCTCTGTGGGAGCTGGCTGCGGCCTTCGCCCGCAAGAACATCCGCCTGCCACTGGCGCCGTTGTGGCTGGGCACCCTGGGCATCTCCGTGTGCGCCTGGGAGCTGGGGGCGGAGGCGGCCTTCGGGGCCTACGTGGCCACTGCCGGCGCCTGCGTCCTGTGGAGCTTCATGGACCACGCCGAGGCGGAGACCGGCACCGTTCTGGAGCAGGCCGGTCATGACATCCCCCGCACCGACGCCCATGACGAGGTCCGCCGCTCGCGCTCCAGTGCCGCGGCCGCCTCGGTCTTCGCCGCCACCTACCTGCCCTACCTGGCCGGCTTCGCCGTCCTGCTCCTGGTCCAGGATCACGGAGTGGGGAAAGTCATGATGCTCATCGCGCTGGCGGCGGCCAGCGACACCGGCGGGTGGCTGGCCGGCATCACCTTCGGCCGCCACCCCATGGCCCCCTCGGTCTCGCCCAAGAAGTCCTGGGAGGGGTTCTTGGGCTCCCTGCTGGCGGCAGTGGCCACCGGTGCCGGCTGCGTGTGGGCCATCGGCGGCCCCTGGTGGGCCGGCGCCGCCCTGGGTACCTGCACCGTGATCGTCTCCACCCTGGGTGACCTGGGGGAGTCCCTGCTCAAGCGCGACCTGGGGCTCAAGGACATGGGCACGCTCCTGCCCGGCCACGGAGGAATCATGGACCGGCTCGACTCGATCCTCGTGGCCGCTCCACTTGTCTACGCCTTCACCCTCCTGGTGAAATAG
- the frr gene encoding ribosome recycling factor, producing MIDDVMLEAEDKMDKALQAAKNELASIRTGRANPSMFNGIVVDYYGAPTPLQQLASLTIPEARTVLVSPFDRSAMKDIVTAIRESDLGVNPTDDGTVIRITLPALTEERRKDYVKLARSRAEDSRVQVRGIRGKAKKELEAIKKDGEAGEDDVKRAEHELDGLTKRFVEQIDAALSAKESELLEV from the coding sequence ATGATCGACGACGTCATGCTCGAGGCCGAGGACAAGATGGACAAGGCCCTCCAGGCCGCCAAGAACGAGCTCGCCTCCATCCGCACCGGCCGTGCCAACCCCTCGATGTTCAACGGGATCGTGGTGGACTACTACGGCGCCCCCACCCCGCTCCAGCAGCTCGCCTCCCTGACGATCCCCGAGGCCCGCACCGTCCTGGTCAGCCCCTTCGACCGCTCCGCCATGAAGGACATCGTCACCGCCATCCGCGAGTCCGACCTCGGCGTCAACCCCACTGACGACGGAACGGTCATCCGCATCACCCTGCCGGCACTGACCGAGGAGCGCCGCAAGGACTACGTCAAGCTCGCCCGCTCCCGTGCCGAGGACTCCCGCGTCCAGGTGCGCGGCATCCGCGGCAAGGCCAAGAAGGAGCTCGAGGCCATCAAGAAGGACGGCGAGGCCGGCGAGGACGACGTCAAGCGCGCCGAGCACGAGCTCGATGGCCTCACCAAGCGCTTTGTCGAGCAGATCGACGCGGCCCTGAGCGCTAAGGAGAGCGAGCTCCTGGAAGTCTGA
- the pyrH gene encoding UMP kinase → MSQEPARDDRVAHGTHPRRVLLKLSGEVFGGGSIGLDPDVVSDAARQIADAVRAGVQVSVVVGGGNFFRGAELSSRGMDRARADYMGMLGTVMNALALQDFIEKAGVPARVQTAIAMGQVAESYIPLRAIRHMEKNRVVVFGAGAGLPYFSTDTVAAQRALETHCDELLVGKNGVDGVYTADPRKNPDAQRLDQLTYERALADGLQVVDASAFALCRDNGLAMRVFGMGEPGNITRALLGERIGTLVSCG, encoded by the coding sequence ATGAGTCAGGAACCGGCTCGTGACGACCGCGTCGCCCACGGCACGCACCCCAGACGTGTTCTGCTCAAGCTCTCCGGTGAGGTCTTCGGCGGCGGATCGATAGGCTTGGATCCCGACGTCGTCTCCGACGCGGCCCGTCAGATCGCCGATGCCGTCCGTGCCGGGGTCCAGGTCTCCGTCGTCGTTGGAGGAGGGAACTTCTTCCGCGGCGCCGAGCTCTCGTCGCGAGGAATGGACCGAGCCCGCGCCGACTACATGGGCATGCTGGGTACCGTCATGAACGCCCTGGCCCTGCAGGACTTCATCGAGAAGGCCGGGGTCCCCGCCCGCGTCCAGACAGCCATCGCCATGGGGCAGGTCGCCGAGTCCTACATCCCCCTGCGCGCCATCCGCCACATGGAGAAGAACCGCGTCGTCGTTTTCGGCGCCGGAGCCGGCCTGCCCTACTTCTCCACCGACACGGTCGCTGCCCAGCGGGCTCTGGAGACCCACTGCGACGAGCTGCTCGTGGGCAAGAACGGCGTCGACGGCGTCTACACCGCCGATCCCCGCAAGAACCCCGACGCCCAGCGCCTCGACCAGCTCACCTACGAACGAGCCCTGGCCGACGGCCTCCAGGTGGTCGACGCCTCCGCCTTCGCCCTGTGCCGCGACAACGGACTGGCCATGCGCGTCTTCGGCATGGGGGAGCCCGGAAACATCACCCGCGCCCTGCTGGGTGAGAGAATCGGGACACTCGTCAGCTGCGGCTGA
- the tsf gene encoding translation elongation factor Ts — protein sequence MANYTTADIKALREKTGAGMLDVKKALDEAEGDAEKAIEIIRVKGLKGIAKREGRAASAGLIAAKVVDSGDGQVGILVEINAETDFVAKNQKFLDYAEQVLTAALASGATDAEALAEVEVDGSTVKELTDGMQAVIGEKIVVRRVGRLEADKIELYLHRTNPDLPAQVGVLVGTDAKAAEVAHDVAMHIAAYSPDYATRDDVPAEVVDKERAIAEETTRAEGKPEKAIPKIVEGRLSGFFKENVLVDQAFAKDPKTTVGKVVEVTGGELTGFVRFRVGA from the coding sequence ATGGCGAACTACACCACTGCCGACATCAAGGCGCTGCGCGAGAAGACCGGCGCCGGCATGCTCGACGTCAAGAAGGCCCTCGACGAGGCCGAGGGCGACGCCGAGAAGGCCATCGAGATCATTCGCGTCAAGGGCCTCAAGGGCATCGCCAAGCGCGAGGGCCGCGCCGCCTCCGCCGGCCTCATCGCCGCCAAGGTCGTCGACTCCGGCGACGGCCAGGTCGGCATCCTCGTCGAGATCAACGCCGAGACCGACTTCGTGGCCAAGAACCAGAAGTTCCTCGACTACGCCGAGCAGGTCCTCACCGCCGCCCTCGCCTCCGGCGCCACCGACGCCGAGGCCCTGGCCGAGGTCGAGGTCGACGGCTCCACCGTCAAGGAGCTCACCGACGGCATGCAGGCCGTCATCGGCGAGAAGATCGTCGTGCGTCGCGTCGGTCGCCTCGAGGCCGACAAGATCGAGCTCTACCTGCACCGCACCAACCCCGACCTGCCCGCCCAGGTCGGCGTTCTGGTGGGCACCGACGCCAAGGCCGCCGAGGTGGCCCACGACGTCGCCATGCACATCGCCGCCTACTCCCCTGACTACGCCACCCGCGACGACGTCCCGGCCGAGGTCGTGGACAAGGAGCGCGCCATCGCCGAGGAGACCACCCGCGCCGAGGGCAAGCCCGAGAAGGCCATCCCCAAGATCGTCGAGGGACGCCTCAGCGGCTTCTTCAAGGAGAACGTCCTGGTCGACCAGGCCTTCGCCAAGGACCCCAAGACCACGGTCGGCAAGGTCGTCGAGGTCACCGGCGGCGAGCTGACCGGCTTCGTCCGCTTCCGCGTCGGCGCCTGA
- the rpsB gene encoding 30S ribosomal protein S2, producing the protein MAVVTMRQLLDSGVHFGHQTRRWNPKMKRFILTERNGIYIIDLQQSIEGINTAYDFVKEIVARGGNILFVGTKKQAQAAVAEQAQRVGMPYVNQRWLGGMLTNFSTVRARLDRMKELEQIDFDDVAGSGRTKKELLMMRREKDKLQRTLGGIRDMSRLPAAVWVVDTKKEHLAISEAQKLGIPVIAILDTNCDPDEATYGIPGNDDAIRAVTLLTRVVADATAEGLLARSGGRARTGEEAEVAAADAEPLPEWEAQLLAGAEASEAAAEATEAVEIAAEAPAAEQA; encoded by the coding sequence ATGGCCGTCGTCACCATGCGCCAGCTCCTTGATAGCGGTGTCCACTTCGGGCACCAGACCCGTCGCTGGAACCCCAAGATGAAGCGCTTCATCCTCACCGAGCGCAACGGCATCTACATCATCGACCTCCAGCAGTCCATCGAGGGCATCAACACCGCCTACGACTTCGTCAAGGAGATCGTCGCTCGCGGCGGCAACATCCTGTTCGTCGGAACCAAGAAGCAGGCCCAGGCCGCCGTGGCCGAGCAGGCCCAGCGCGTCGGCATGCCCTACGTCAACCAGCGCTGGCTGGGCGGCATGCTCACCAACTTCTCCACCGTGCGCGCCCGCCTGGACCGCATGAAGGAGCTCGAGCAGATCGACTTCGACGACGTGGCCGGCTCCGGTCGCACCAAGAAGGAGCTGCTCATGATGCGCCGCGAGAAGGACAAGCTCCAGCGCACCCTGGGCGGTATCCGCGACATGAGCAGGCTCCCCGCCGCCGTGTGGGTCGTGGACACCAAGAAGGAGCACCTGGCCATCTCCGAGGCCCAGAAGCTCGGGATCCCGGTCATCGCCATCCTCGACACCAACTGCGACCCGGATGAGGCCACCTACGGCATTCCCGGCAACGACGACGCCATCCGCGCCGTCACCCTGCTCACCCGTGTCGTCGCCGATGCCACCGCCGAGGGCCTGCTGGCCCGCTCCGGCGGCCGCGCCCGCACCGGGGAGGAGGCCGAGGTCGCCGCTGCCGACGCCGAGCCGCTGCCCGAGTGGGAGGCGCAGCTCCTCGCCGGAGCCGAGGCCTCCGAGGCTGCTGCTGAGGCCACCGAGGCCGTCGAGATCGCTGCCGAGGCCCCTGCCGCCGAGCAGGCCTGA
- a CDS encoding M23 family metallopeptidase — MTPPTSPISLFADAILITRFIEGTEPGAQAGVQQPHELRRPRGRYQWPTGAPATVVEGFDPPAVVWGRGHRGVDLAAAEGAQIRSAAAGTVAFAGMVAGRPVVSIDHADGIRTTYEPVEPGVSAGETVGAGQVIGTLLPGHRSDGVCALHWGARTGPKTYINPLRLLQPAVIRLKPVR, encoded by the coding sequence GTGACTCCACCGACCTCGCCGATCTCACTCTTCGCGGACGCCATCCTCATCACCCGGTTCATCGAGGGGACGGAACCGGGTGCGCAGGCCGGGGTGCAGCAGCCGCATGAGCTCAGGCGGCCGCGAGGACGCTATCAGTGGCCGACCGGTGCACCGGCCACCGTGGTGGAGGGCTTCGATCCGCCGGCCGTCGTATGGGGACGCGGGCACCGCGGCGTGGACCTTGCGGCCGCGGAGGGCGCGCAGATCCGCAGCGCCGCCGCGGGGACGGTCGCATTCGCCGGCATGGTGGCCGGGCGTCCGGTGGTCTCCATCGACCACGCCGACGGGATCCGCACCACCTATGAGCCTGTGGAACCGGGCGTCAGCGCGGGTGAGACGGTGGGTGCCGGGCAGGTCATCGGCACCTTGCTGCCGGGGCACCGGTCGGACGGGGTCTGCGCCCTGCACTGGGGAGCTCGCACCGGCCCCAAGACCTACATCAACCCACTGCGCCTGCTGCAACCGGCCGTCATCCGCCTCAAGCCGGTCCGGTAG
- a CDS encoding serine hydrolase domain-containing protein, whose translation MRPSESLQRWFESSLRPRLERMAAKRRPDLPAPQVLIIAPGVRLSFGEVDRPFHTASAGKPFVAVAAARLAQQGLLSLDAPIGELAPGIDLSALPAAPGVILSRDLTLSHLLSHRSGLPDPIQPPRGYSTECSLDRLMRHPDRRWDLAEVLAQCAGLPPQGRPGERFAYGDANYALAQCVLQEVTGLSAHEVLRTQVFQPAGMTRTGQPHSTATDEELAGLKIAPVRITGLKIAPVWVKGAEISHARALSAGSADGGAVTTLEDMVRFQEALHEGDLLDRDLLARLARPRSRLRAGLHYGTGLATIRFSEFMPLILRGLPEPVGGLGLWAVHSFFYPRQRAHVVMNLHSTAQMQRSFALHIAIARRLARLS comes from the coding sequence ATGAGGCCCTCCGAGTCCCTTCAGCGCTGGTTCGAGTCCTCCCTGCGGCCCAGGCTGGAGAGGATGGCCGCAAAGCGACGCCCAGACCTGCCGGCCCCGCAGGTGCTCATCATCGCCCCGGGGGTGAGGCTCTCCTTCGGTGAGGTCGACCGGCCTTTTCATACCGCGAGCGCCGGCAAGCCCTTCGTGGCGGTCGCGGCGGCACGCCTGGCCCAGCAGGGGCTGCTGTCCCTGGATGCGCCGATCGGCGAGCTCGCCCCGGGCATCGATCTGTCCGCGCTACCCGCCGCTCCCGGCGTCATTCTGTCCCGGGACCTGACCTTGAGTCACCTGCTCAGCCACCGCTCAGGACTACCCGACCCGATACAGCCTCCGCGCGGATACTCCACCGAGTGCTCGCTGGACCGCCTCATGCGCCACCCCGACCGCCGGTGGGACCTGGCCGAGGTGCTAGCGCAGTGCGCGGGGCTGCCGCCCCAGGGCCGGCCCGGTGAGCGCTTCGCCTACGGGGACGCCAACTACGCCCTGGCTCAGTGCGTGCTCCAGGAGGTCACCGGCCTGTCCGCCCACGAGGTGCTGCGCACCCAGGTGTTCCAGCCCGCGGGGATGACGCGCACGGGTCAGCCGCACTCCACGGCCACCGATGAGGAGCTGGCAGGTCTGAAGATCGCTCCGGTCCGGATCACAGGTCTGAAGATCGCTCCGGTCTGGGTCAAGGGTGCGGAGATCAGCCATGCCAGGGCGCTGTCCGCCGGGTCCGCTGACGGCGGCGCGGTGACAACCCTGGAGGACATGGTGCGGTTCCAGGAGGCCCTGCATGAGGGAGACCTGCTCGACCGGGATCTGCTGGCGCGCCTGGCCCGGCCCCGCTCCCGCCTGCGCGCGGGCCTCCACTACGGGACGGGCCTGGCCACGATCCGCTTCAGCGAGTTCATGCCCTTGATCCTGCGGGGCCTGCCCGAGCCGGTGGGAGGTCTGGGCCTGTGGGCGGTACACAGCTTCTTCTACCCGCGCCAACGCGCCCACGTCGTCATGAACCTTCACAGCACCGCACAGATGCAGCGCAGTTTCGCACTGCACATCGCGATCGCCCGCCGCCTGGCCCGCCTGTCCTGA
- a CDS encoding tyrosine recombinase XerC, which yields MPRTRAGLLSAYQRHLSLQRDLSQHTVRAYLVDVGDLLSFLGVGEGDAEPVEPALATLDLADLRDWLAAQAADGRSRATLARRSASVRTFSTWAFEEGLLASDVAVRLRAPRVDNRLPGVLTTQQAAQLLKTAADLASDGNALAARDLAIIETLYATGVRVSELVGLDVTDLDHSQRTLRVLGKGRKERTVPYGVPAARALENWLGRRPEICASDAGAALFLGARGRRIDPRAVRDIVHRLCAAAQVPDLGPHGLRHSAATHVLSGGADLRSVQEILGHSSLATTQRYTHVSAERLRSVYEQAFPRA from the coding sequence ATGCCGAGGACGCGCGCCGGCCTCCTCTCCGCCTACCAGCGTCACCTATCGCTGCAACGAGACCTCTCCCAGCACACCGTGCGGGCCTACCTCGTCGACGTGGGTGATCTCTTAAGTTTCCTCGGCGTCGGTGAGGGCGACGCCGAGCCCGTTGAGCCGGCCCTGGCCACCCTCGACCTGGCGGACCTGCGCGACTGGCTCGCCGCACAGGCCGCTGACGGGCGCTCCCGCGCCACCCTGGCCCGCCGCTCCGCCTCCGTGAGAACCTTCTCCACCTGGGCCTTCGAGGAAGGGCTGCTCGCCTCCGACGTCGCCGTGCGCCTGCGCGCCCCCCGCGTCGACAACCGACTCCCCGGGGTCCTGACGACCCAGCAGGCCGCACAGCTCCTCAAGACCGCCGCGGACCTTGCCTCAGACGGGAACGCTCTGGCCGCACGCGACCTGGCCATCATCGAGACGCTCTACGCGACCGGTGTACGGGTCTCCGAGCTCGTCGGTCTTGATGTCACCGACCTCGACCACTCCCAACGGACCCTGCGAGTCCTGGGCAAGGGCCGCAAGGAACGTACTGTCCCCTACGGGGTGCCCGCTGCCAGGGCCCTGGAGAACTGGCTGGGGCGACGCCCTGAGATCTGTGCCTCCGACGCCGGAGCCGCACTCTTCCTCGGGGCGCGAGGACGGCGCATCGACCCACGTGCGGTGCGCGACATCGTCCACCGGCTGTGCGCAGCCGCCCAGGTGCCCGACCTCGGCCCGCACGGACTGCGCCACAGCGCGGCCACCCACGTGCTGAGCGGGGGAGCGGACCTGCGCAGCGTCCAGGAGATCCTCGGACACTCCTCCCTGGCCACGACCCAGCGCTACACCCATGTCTCGGCCGAGCGGTTGCGCAGCGTCTACGAGCAGGCCTTCCCCCGCGCTTGA
- a CDS encoding ArsR/SmtB family transcription factor: MNGLVDALKVLAHPVRLQILQWLRNPRAEFPIEQGIADPDEYGVCIKQITDKVGLAQSTVSAFMHALEREELVTSTRIGKWTHYKRNERRIADVRAQFSELT, from the coding sequence ATGAACGGACTGGTCGACGCCCTCAAGGTTCTTGCGCACCCGGTGCGCCTCCAGATCCTGCAGTGGCTCCGGAATCCTCGGGCGGAGTTCCCCATCGAGCAGGGGATCGCGGACCCGGATGAGTACGGGGTCTGCATCAAGCAGATCACCGACAAGGTCGGGCTGGCCCAGTCCACCGTCTCGGCGTTCATGCACGCCCTGGAGCGTGAGGAGCTGGTGACCTCCACACGTATAGGAAAATGGACTCACTACAAGCGCAACGAGCGGCGCATCGCCGACGTCCGCGCACAGTTCTCCGAACTCACCTAA
- a CDS encoding DMT family transporter — protein MMMQHLRRAVGGRAGGGAIACAVLAVGCLALGGVFVRLSEVGPIATGGFRSLIAAPMLFLLDAGVGLRRGAQRQERMPFRDQVTIALGGALLAIDLCLWNVSFFYTTLAESNLLANLVPFAAAIYGWVLFRDAPDVRLVLPAILAIGGLLLLTPVGVHTDPRHLLGNAMALATAFFYTGFLVVAQGLRKRYPALRIMAVLSLWCAAVCLAVAMLRGENLLPHSVTGWLLLAALALTSQILGQTLMAHAMHFMSLQLGSLFALLQPVAAAAYAYILFAETLTPSQLLGVVILIVTIYWARLVLGS, from the coding sequence ATGATGATGCAGCATCTGCGCCGTGCTGTCGGTGGTCGGGCGGGAGGGGGAGCGATCGCGTGCGCAGTGCTCGCGGTGGGATGCTTGGCGCTCGGGGGAGTGTTCGTCCGGCTCAGCGAGGTGGGGCCGATCGCCACCGGCGGCTTCCGGTCCCTGATCGCCGCCCCCATGCTGTTCCTGCTCGACGCCGGTGTCGGGCTCCGGCGCGGAGCCCAGCGGCAGGAACGCATGCCTTTTCGCGACCAAGTCACCATCGCGCTGGGCGGAGCTCTCTTGGCGATCGACCTGTGCCTGTGGAACGTGTCGTTCTTCTACACCACGCTGGCTGAGTCCAATCTCCTGGCGAATCTTGTTCCCTTCGCCGCGGCGATCTACGGGTGGGTGCTCTTCAGGGATGCTCCCGACGTCAGGCTCGTTCTTCCGGCGATCCTGGCGATCGGGGGACTACTGCTCCTGACCCCGGTCGGCGTTCACACAGACCCGCGCCATCTGCTTGGAAACGCGATGGCCCTGGCCACGGCATTCTTCTACACGGGATTTCTCGTTGTCGCCCAGGGGCTGCGAAAGCGGTACCCGGCGCTGCGCATCATGGCGGTACTCAGTCTCTGGTGCGCTGCGGTGTGTCTTGCGGTGGCGATGCTGCGTGGAGAGAACCTGCTTCCGCATTCCGTGACGGGATGGCTGCTGCTCGCCGCCCTGGCGCTCACCTCTCAGATACTCGGGCAGACCCTCATGGCGCACGCTATGCACTTCATGTCGCTGCAGCTCGGGTCGCTGTTCGCGCTGCTCCAGCCTGTGGCAGCGGCCGCCTACGCCTACATCCTCTTCGCCGAGACTCTGACGCCCTCCCAGCTCCTTGGCGTGGTGATCCTCATCGTCACCATCTATTGGGCCAGGCTCGTCCTCGGCTCGTAA